A portion of the Lolium rigidum isolate FL_2022 chromosome 1, APGP_CSIRO_Lrig_0.1, whole genome shotgun sequence genome contains these proteins:
- the LOC124694180 gene encoding non-lysosomal glucosylceramidase-like codes for MGTSELEQTETHSQINCAQPATRTWQRKFDDEGKKIEMFSMTMHDVVSIIPMILKGVMINAEEKGKGRDTIYDIFRKWNVNCCRGLPLGGIGAGSIGRSYRGYFQHFQIFPALYEEKLILANQFSAFISRPNGKSYSTVLSAPSADDLKGVDKAAIGSWDWKLKEKNCTYHALFPRSWTVYDGEPDPEIKITCRQISPFLPHNYRESSFPVAVFTFTVHNSGSTAADVTLLFTWANSVGGQSELTGNHTNSKMIERDGVHGVLLHHRTADGHPPVTFAIASQETEDIRVTDCPFFTMGSSNSGDFTAKNMWEEIKKHGSFNEARTDKEPRVSKPGSSIGAAVASATTVPAGGTRVVSFAVSWSCPEVKFPDRKTYHRRYTKFYGFNRDAAAESLAHDALLEHLDWESKIEEWQRPILQDKRLPEWYPIALFNELYYLNAGGTIWTDGLPPKISVASSGTGTEPFSLDVFHTDLQGTATGTSKTTADGVLREMTSVTENLHSAAAFGAALLGDSEENVGQFLYLEGMEYHMWNTYDVHFYASFALLSLFPEIELSLQRDFARAVLLHDPRPMRTLNGKTVSRKVLGSVPHDMGLNDPWFELNAYMIHDPSRWKDLNPKFVLQIYRDVVATGNVGFARATWPAVYLAMAYMDQFDRDRDGMIENEGRPDQTYDLWSVSGVSAYTGGIWVVALQAAAAMARIVGDGDTECYFRAQHQRAKRVYNDELWNGTYFNYDNSGGKTSSSIQADQLAGQWYAHVCGLEPVVEEEKARSALGTVLDYNVMRVKGGTVGAVNGMRPDGTIDMSSTQSKEIWSGTTYAVAAGMIHEGMLEAAFRTAKGVHDASWSKDGFGYAFQTPEAWTAEGGYRGLHYMRPLSVWAMQWALSLPELHKDLGPLSSPGDASIGQEKFEKVASMLRLPEEVEHQGFLRALCHIIWQLVFPA; via the exons ATGGGAACTTCAGAGTTAGAGCAAACAGAG ACGCACTCACAAATCAATTGTGCACAACCAGCGACAAGAACTTGGCAAAGGAAATTTGATGACGAAGGAAAGAAGATTGAAATGTTTAGCATGACCATGCATGATGTGGTATCAATT ATACCCATGATTCTCAAGGGAGTGATGATAAATGCCGAAGAAAAGGGAAAAGGCCGA GATACAATCTATGATATCTTCAGGAAATGGAATGTCAACTGCTGCCGTGGCCTACCCCTTGGTGGGATAGG TGCAGGAAGCATCGGGAGAAGCTACAGAGGGTATTTTCAGCATTTTCAGATATTCCCAGCATTATATGAAGAAAAGCTTATCCTTGCAAATCAGTTTTCA GCTTTTATTTCACGTCCCAACGGAAAGAGCTACTCCACAGTGTTGTCCGCACCCAGTGCTGATGACCTCAA GGGAGTTGATAAGGCCGCTATTGGATCTTGGGACTGGAAACTTAAGGAGAAGAATTGCACTTACCATGCCTTGTTTCCAAGATCTTGGACAGTATATGATG GCGAACCTGACCCTGAAATCAAAATCACCTGCCGTCAGATATCACCATTCCTCCCTCACAACTACAGGGAGAGCAGCTTCCCTGTTGCAGTTTTCACCTTTACG GTGCATAATTCTGGGAGCACAGCTGCGGATGTAACTTTACTCTTCACATGGGCT AATTCTGTTGGTGGGCAATCAGAGCTGACAGGAAATCACACCAACTCTAAGATGAT AGAGCGTGATGGTGTGCATGGGGTTCTTCTCCATCACAG GACTGCGGATGGGCACCCACCAGTGACATTTGCAATCGCATCTCAAGAAACAGAGGACATCCGTGTCacagactgccctttcttcacgaTGGGATCTTCCAACTCCGGCGACTTCACGGCGAAGAACATGTGGGAGGAGATCAAGAAG CATGGTTCCTTCAACGAAGCCCGCACCGACAAAGAGCCAAGGGTGTCGAAGCCTGGATCATCCATTGGAGCAGCTGTTGCGTCAGCAACCACGGTGCCAGCTGGGGGAACCCGCGTGGTGTCCTTTGCGGTGTCGTGGTCCTGCCCCGAGGTCAAGTTCCCAGACCGGAAAACGTATCACAG GAGGTACACCAAATTCTATGGCTTCAATCGAGATGCAGCTGCAGAGAGCTTGGCTCATGATGCCCTTCTTG AACACTTGGATTGGGAGTCTAAAATTGAAGAGTGGCAGAGACCTATTCTGCAAGACAAAAGGCTGCCTGAATG GTATCCGATTGCACTGTTCAACGAACTTTACTATCTGAATGCTGGAGGCACCATATGGACAG atgggctgcctccaaagatcaGCGTTGCCTCATCCGGGACGGGGACTGAGCCATTCTCCCTTGACGTGTTCCACACAGACCTTCAGGGCACCGCCACCGGCACGAGCAAGACCACGGCGGATGGCGTCCTGCGTGAGATGACATCTGTGACGGAGAATCTGCACTCGGCCGCAGCATTTGGTGCAGCACTGCTGGGTGACAGCGAGGAGAATGTGGGGCAGTTCTTGTACCTGGAGGGGATGGAGTACCACATGTGGAACACCTACGACGTCCACTTCTATGCCTCCTTTGCGCTGCTCTCTCTCTTCCCGGAGATCGAGCTCAGCCTCCAGCGGGACTTTGCTAGGGCCGTCCTCCTCCACGACCCCCGCCCTATGCGCACCCTAAACGGGAAGACCGTGTCACGCAAG GTTCTTGGATCGGTGCCGCACGACATGGGGCTGAATGACCCGTGGTTTGAGCTGAACGCTTACATGATCCATGACCCGTCGCGCTGGAAGGATCTCAACCCGAAGTTTGTGCTGCAGATTTACCGGGACGTTGTCGCAACAGGCAACGTTGGCTTTGctagggcgacgtggccggcagtGTACCTGGCCATGGCCTACATGGACCAGTTTGACCGGGACCGGGATGGCATGATCGAGAACGAGGGCCGCCCTGACCAGACATACGACCTATGGTCCGTGTCCGGAGTAAGCGCCTACACCGGCGGGATCTGGGTCGTGGCGCTGCAGGCCGCTGCGGCCATGGCACGCATCGTCGGTGATGGAGACACCGAGTGCTACTTCCGCGCGCAGCACCAAAGGGCGAAGCGCGTGTACAATGACGAGCTCTGGAACGGCACCTACTTCAACTACGACAACAGCGGTGGCAAGACTAGCTCCTCCATCCAGGCCGACCAGCTCGCCGGGCAATGGTATGCTCACGTGTGCGGCCTGGAGCCGgtcgtggaggaggagaaggcccgGAGCGCGCTGGGGACGGTGCTCGACTACAACGTCATGCGGGTGAAGGGTGGGACAGTCGGGGCGGTGAACGGGATGCGGCCGGACGGCACCATCGACATGTCGTCGACGCAGTCCAAGGAGATATGGTCGGGCACCACCTACGCCGTCGCGGCCGGCATGATCCACGAGGGCATGCTGGAGGCCGCGTTCCGAACGGCCAAGGGTGTTCACGACGCCAGCTGGTCCAAAGATGGCTTCGG GTATGCGTTCCAGACGCCGGAGGCATGGACGGCGGAGGGTGGCTACCGTGGGCTACACTACATGCGGCCCCTCTCTGTCTGGGCTATGCAGTGGGCGTTGTCGCTGCCGGAGCTCCACAAGGACCTCGGGCCGCTGTCCTCACCTGGGGATGCCTCCATTGGGCAGGAGAAGTTTGAGAAGGTGGCGAGCATGCTGAGGCTTCCTGAGGAAGTTGAACACCAGGGATTCCTCCGGGCTCTATGCCATATTATCTGGCAGTTGGTGTTCCCAGCATGA